GCGTATCGTCGAACTCTACCCGAGTCCGGTCGCCCACGGCAACGTCGGCGAATTCGTCACGATCGAGTTCCCGACCGAGACCGAGACGGACGGGTGGTCGCTCCACGATGACGGTCGACAAACAGCGCATCTACCGAACGAGCCGATAGAAGGAACTGTCGTATTGAGCCACGATCCGGCGGAAACGCGACAGCACACGAACCATGACGTCTATCCCCTCGACGGACACATACAGTTCGCCGAAGACGGAGAGACGGTGACGCTCAAACGCAACGGAAGCATCGTTGACAGCGTCACTTACGACCGTGCGTCGGAAGCGGAGCTCTGGGAGCGAACGGAAGAAGGAACGGGGGTCTGGTCGCCAATCGAAGCGACCGATATCGCACCGGCAACGACGAACGATACGGAGGCAACCGCGTTCGTGTTGCCGGACGCTCCCGAAACACCGGTCGAGCTGATCGAGCGTGCCGACGAACGAGTCATGCTTGCTGCATACACCTACTCCGACCCACGGGTAACAGACGCGCTAATCGCGGCACACGAACGCGGGGTCGATACCCAGATTGCGGTCGAAGCGTCTCCGGTGGGCGGGACGAGTAACCGCTCGGTCGACCAACTCGACGAACTGACCGCGGCGGGAGTCGACGTGGTCGCGTTCGGTGGTGACCACGCGAGATATCGGTTCCATCACGGGAAGTTTGCGGTCGCCGACGACGAGGCGATCGTCATGACCGAAAACTGGAAACCGTCCGGAGCTGGTGGGCAGGCAAATCGCGGATGGGGCGTCGTTACACACGACGGAGCGAGCGCGGAAGCGATCGCAGACGTCTTTGAGGAAGATCTCAGTGCCAGCGACTCGCTACAGTGGGAGGAGTACGGCGAGACCGTCGAGCCGGTCGAGGAACCAGAGGCGAGAGGAACGTATCCCGCAGAGTTCGACCCCCAGCAGCTCACTGTCGAGGAGGTAACGGTTCTTACAGCGCCGGACAACGCCGAGCCCGAGATCCGGAGAGAAATCGAGGACGCGGATGAGTCCATCCTGCTTACACAGGTCTCGATCGGCGGACAGGATGACCCGCTGCTACAGGAAGCGATTGAGGCCGCACGTCGCGGGGTCGAACTCCGTATTCTCCTCTCCAGCGCGTGGTATACGGACGACGAAAACGCGGAGCTGCGGGAGTGGATCGACGGGATCGCGGATACCGATGATCTCGATATCGACGTCCGACTGGCCGATCCCGGGGGCAGCTACGAAAAGCTCCATACAAAAGGAGTTATTATAGACGAGGAAACGGTCATCGTCGGGAGTATCAACTGGAACACTCACTCATTACGAGAGAACAGGGAGCTTGCGCTGGTACTCGACGGGAACGAGGTTGCGGAATACTATACCCGCGTGTTCAACTCGGACTGGGACGGAATCCGCTGGCGATTGCCGGTTGGACTCGGGGCGGTGCTGGTAGCAGGAACAACCGGCGCAACTGTCACCACACACAGAAGGGTCGAATTCGCGTGACGGGTCTCAAACCGACGATTTCGTGCTGCTAAGCGCTTCGTCGATCTCGGCTTCGGCCATCTTCTCGACGAGCGCGTCGAGTACTTCCTCACGCCGCCCTTTGACGAACTTGATCGAGCCGACGACGAGGTGGCCACCGCCGCTAACGCCGCCGCCGACTATCTCTTCGTCGAGTTCCGTGACCATCCGGGGGATATCCAGTCTAACACCGTCGCTCCGGAGCACGGAGAAGTCAGGACCGTAGCCGATCGTGATTACCGGATCGCCGGTCTCTTCGACCTTGTGGTCGTGAATCGCGCCGGTCGTCTTCCCGGGAGCAGGATACGTAAACCGGTGCGTATCGTTCTCGACGTCGACGCGGTAGAGATGAGCACCGTTGTCGAGTCGCTCGTGCTCGACGTGCGGTAACGCAGCTTCTAGCTGTTCGTCGATCTCGGTCCGGGATTTCTCTGCCAGGAAGTCAACTAACTCGTGGTGGCGCTCCTCGTCCTCACAGCCGACGTTCAGCGCGTCGTTGACGAGATGTCGACCGGAGTCGTAGCGAAGCCAGTGTGCGGCATAGTCCAGCGCCTCGCCAACGTCCTCCAGTTCGTCGGGGTCGTAGCCGACTTCCGCAGCCAGTTCGAGGTACTCGTCCATCGCGTCGGCGGCCGAGCGATCGGAGATGCCAGCGACTGCTGGGACGTGTCGAAGTTCGTCCGTCAGATCAGGGTCGATCATCCGCGCGAGTTCCACACACATCATTCCCGTCGTGATCCGGTAGTCCTCGTCGTAGAGGTACGGATTGACATGCTCGGTCAGGAGCGGTTCGACGGCCTCCGGGTCGGGGTGGTGATGGTCGAGGACGACGATCGGGATGTCGTAGTGTCGCAGCGTCTCGTAGGCTGGCGTGTCCTCTTCGGTGCTCCCGTTGTCCAGCATAAGCAGGAGCGGGAGCTTCTGTCCGTGGCGCTCCCGGTCTTCGAGGGCGAAGTTGAGGTCACGCGTCGCGTCCTCCATCTCGTAGAATGGTGCCTTGCTCGGAAGTCGCTTGAACAGGTGTCGCTTGGCTTCGGGATCCTCATGGACCTCCTCGATGAACCGCTCGAGGGCCAGCTCGACCGGGACACTCGCACACATTCCGTCGCCGTCGGCGTGGTGACGGATTCGGATCGGACGCCCTTCGAGAACGGTACGGCGAAGCAATTTTGCGACCGATTCGAGATCCGGTCGGAGTTTCTCGAACGCCTCCCACTCGATGAGCGGGTCGACGTCTGCAGGGGCTGCACGCTCCTCTACCGCGGCGTCAAGGCGAGCCTCGATCTCCGTCGCCTCCTCGTCGTCTAGAGCAGTCAGGGAGTCGGCTTCGATCTGGATTGCCCCTTCCCGATGCTCGGGGGTTCCGCTCACGCGGACGTAATCGTCGACCGAAACTTCCGGATAGGCACGCACGCCGGCGGATTCGAAGATTGCACAGGGAACGATTCCCGATTCGTCGCGCACGTGAAAGAGGGTCGGACCGCCAGTCTGTTTGATCTGAACGACCTGTCCTGCGAGATAGACCGTACTACCGACGTTGTCCTCTAGCTCCTCGACGGGTGTAATATCGTACTCGTGGGAGACACTTTCGAGTTCGTAGTCGTCAATATCGACAGAGCGGAACGAAACATCACCGTTCTCTCGTACTTCTTCGAGATCGACGACCAGCTGGTCGCCGACCTCGTACTCCCCGTCGAGTTTCGATTCGTGCACGAGTCCGGAGACGAACTCGGACAGGTC
The DNA window shown above is from Natranaeroarchaeum aerophilus and carries:
- a CDS encoding DHH family phosphoesterase; translation: MTDDEATSTGDTKSPVVYDLDSECTLDEVTEDGLYLATVNGVVEYGVFVDLSEFVSGLVHESKLDGEYEVGDQLVVDLEEVRENGDVSFRSVDIDDYELESVSHEYDITPVEELEDNVGSTVYLAGQVVQIKQTGGPTLFHVRDESGIVPCAIFESAGVRAYPEVSVDDYVRVSGTPEHREGAIQIEADSLTALDDEEATEIEARLDAAVEERAAPADVDPLIEWEAFEKLRPDLESVAKLLRRTVLEGRPIRIRHHADGDGMCASVPVELALERFIEEVHEDPEAKRHLFKRLPSKAPFYEMEDATRDLNFALEDRERHGQKLPLLLMLDNGSTEEDTPAYETLRHYDIPIVVLDHHHPDPEAVEPLLTEHVNPYLYDEDYRITTGMMCVELARMIDPDLTDELRHVPAVAGISDRSAADAMDEYLELAAEVGYDPDELEDVGEALDYAAHWLRYDSGRHLVNDALNVGCEDEERHHELVDFLAEKSRTEIDEQLEAALPHVEHERLDNGAHLYRVDVENDTHRFTYPAPGKTTGAIHDHKVEETGDPVITIGYGPDFSVLRSDGVRLDIPRMVTELDEEIVGGGVSGGGHLVVGSIKFVKGRREEVLDALVEKMAEAEIDEALSSTKSSV
- a CDS encoding phospholipase D-like domain-containing protein — its product is MPRTKRRRYTLAATLVALLLVGGIVGITTASAASGLDPHEPSHTGNATEPTEPRIVELYPSPVAHGNVGEFVTIEFPTETETDGWSLHDDGRQTAHLPNEPIEGTVVLSHDPAETRQHTNHDVYPLDGHIQFAEDGETVTLKRNGSIVDSVTYDRASEAELWERTEEGTGVWSPIEATDIAPATTNDTEATAFVLPDAPETPVELIERADERVMLAAYTYSDPRVTDALIAAHERGVDTQIAVEASPVGGTSNRSVDQLDELTAAGVDVVAFGGDHARYRFHHGKFAVADDEAIVMTENWKPSGAGGQANRGWGVVTHDGASAEAIADVFEEDLSASDSLQWEEYGETVEPVEEPEARGTYPAEFDPQQLTVEEVTVLTAPDNAEPEIRREIEDADESILLTQVSIGGQDDPLLQEAIEAARRGVELRILLSSAWYTDDENAELREWIDGIADTDDLDIDVRLADPGGSYEKLHTKGVIIDEETVIVGSINWNTHSLRENRELALVLDGNEVAEYYTRVFNSDWDGIRWRLPVGLGAVLVAGTTGATVTTHRRVEFA